Proteins from a single region of Mucilaginibacter daejeonensis:
- the istB gene encoding IS21-like element helper ATPase IstB produces the protein MNTSTLDKLRKLKFFGMYHAFKSCLETGQTAEYTTDELLAHLVEAEWDDRQNRRIERTIMYAKFRYKASVENIHYHADRSIDRNQVMRLADCTFVDRNENLLITGSTGIGKSYIASAIGHQACIQGYRVFYASTPKLFAKLKMAKADGSYMKETAKLERQQLLILDDFGIQPFDAQSRAALMEVIEDRHGKTSLIITSQLPVSKWYEVIGEKTIADAILDRIVHDAHRIELKGESMRKRRPAEPEKGYLENHL, from the coding sequence ATGAACACAAGCACTTTAGACAAGCTTCGAAAGCTGAAGTTCTTTGGCATGTATCATGCCTTTAAAAGCTGCCTGGAGACCGGGCAGACCGCCGAATACACTACCGATGAGCTATTGGCCCACCTGGTGGAAGCCGAGTGGGACGACCGTCAGAACAGGCGTATCGAACGCACTATCATGTACGCCAAGTTCCGCTATAAAGCATCGGTGGAGAATATCCATTACCATGCTGACCGCAGCATTGACCGCAACCAGGTGATGCGCCTTGCGGACTGCACCTTTGTGGACCGTAATGAGAACCTGCTGATTACCGGTAGCACCGGCATTGGTAAAAGCTACATTGCTTCTGCTATCGGCCACCAGGCCTGCATACAGGGCTACCGTGTATTCTATGCCAGTACGCCCAAGCTCTTTGCCAAGCTGAAGATGGCCAAGGCGGACGGCTCCTATATGAAGGAAACTGCCAAACTGGAACGGCAACAACTCCTGATCCTGGATGACTTCGGCATTCAGCCCTTTGATGCACAGAGCAGGGCTGCCCTGATGGAGGTCATTGAGGACAGGCACGGTAAGACCTCACTGATCATTACCTCTCAGCTGCCGGTCAGTAAATGGTATGAGGTCATTGGTGAAAAGACGATTGCGGATGCTATTCTTGACCGGATCGTGCATGATGCGCACCGGATAGAACTAAAGGGGGAATCCATGAGAAAGCGGCGACCCGCAGAACCGGAAAAAGGCTACCTGGAAAATCATCTTTAA
- a CDS encoding 7-cyano-7-deazaguanine synthase: MRKAILLSGGLDSVSLAYWKRPNIAISLDYGQAAAKKELEVSGIIAHELGMTHEVITIDCSSLGSGDLINGSAVVGSPSPEWWPYRNQLLVTLACMKGISLGLDELMVGSVKSDGFHKDGTAGFYERINDLMQYQEGHIQIVAPAIELSSVELIQISGIPNSLLHWAHSCHTGDVACGKCRGCQKYQYTFRTLNAER; encoded by the coding sequence ATGCGTAAAGCCATTTTATTATCGGGTGGTTTAGATTCCGTATCGCTGGCCTACTGGAAAAGACCTAATATCGCTATTTCACTTGATTATGGACAGGCCGCTGCTAAAAAAGAATTGGAAGTTAGCGGAATCATTGCCCATGAACTGGGTATGACTCATGAAGTCATAACCATTGACTGTAGCAGCCTGGGTAGCGGCGATCTAATCAATGGCAGCGCCGTAGTGGGTTCACCTTCTCCTGAATGGTGGCCTTATCGCAACCAGTTACTAGTGACCCTAGCGTGTATGAAGGGAATTAGTTTGGGCCTGGATGAACTGATGGTCGGTTCCGTAAAGTCGGACGGTTTTCACAAAGATGGCACCGCAGGGTTTTACGAGCGGATCAATGATTTGATGCAATACCAGGAAGGACATATTCAGATAGTAGCGCCCGCTATCGAGTTGTCCTCGGTCGAGCTTATTCAGATTTCCGGCATTCCTAATTCATTACTGCATTGGGCACATTCTTGCCATACCGGTGACGTGGCCTGCGGCAAATGCCGTGGCTGCCAAAAATACCAATATACTTTTAGGACCTTAAATGCTGAGCGGTGA
- a CDS encoding PfkB family carbohydrate kinase: MIVVGGTYDEYCFEPRWDKTFGSGLRACWALSRLRPDQKIQYHTFGNSRTGEYLTQLAEEINFQYTVYPTPHLVQFRYDYPMADPLIVPRPDTLNSQGNVMTINGEVILYYGMIEGNGVVCGNKVIYDPQSPVHPILFSVTGSTAKRLAIVVNIAEARRMTGAHNGDIQAIQDFFFEKEGAEVVVLKMGAKGALVKTINGQEQVIPVYETKNIWPIGSGDVFAASFAHHWELSDDPIMAARNASWDTAVYCNTRNFNFLSFESDPEIKPFLIEAYPDAQLYLAGPFFTFSERWLINEIYQCLRSMNIKVFSPWHHVGLGEASTVVPLDIKGLNESKVVLAVLDGLDSGTLFEIGFAVAKECTVIGYVENETSESIKMLEGTACTIEKDLTTALYKSLWALAKIDA; this comes from the coding sequence ATGATTGTTGTTGGCGGCACTTACGACGAATACTGTTTTGAACCAAGATGGGACAAGACATTTGGATCAGGCTTAAGGGCCTGTTGGGCATTGTCACGGCTGCGTCCCGATCAAAAAATCCAATATCACACCTTTGGCAATAGTCGTACAGGAGAATACCTTACTCAATTAGCCGAGGAAATTAACTTTCAATATACGGTATACCCAACTCCGCATCTGGTCCAATTCCGTTACGACTACCCGATGGCCGACCCTTTGATTGTCCCTCGACCTGACACCCTCAATAGCCAAGGAAATGTAATGACGATCAACGGCGAGGTGATTCTATATTATGGCATGATTGAAGGGAACGGCGTGGTTTGCGGTAATAAAGTCATTTACGATCCACAATCGCCTGTACATCCGATTTTGTTTTCGGTTACCGGTTCCACCGCTAAACGATTGGCTATCGTCGTGAACATCGCGGAAGCCAGAAGGATGACCGGGGCTCATAACGGCGACATTCAAGCAATACAGGATTTCTTCTTTGAAAAAGAGGGAGCAGAAGTCGTGGTGCTCAAAATGGGTGCGAAGGGTGCTTTGGTAAAGACGATCAATGGCCAAGAGCAAGTCATTCCCGTTTATGAAACAAAAAATATTTGGCCAATTGGGTCTGGAGATGTTTTCGCAGCGTCTTTTGCCCATCACTGGGAACTGTCAGACGACCCGATTATGGCAGCAAGAAATGCCTCCTGGGATACTGCGGTTTATTGCAATACGCGCAATTTTAATTTCTTGTCATTCGAAAGTGACCCAGAGATCAAGCCGTTTTTAATTGAAGCGTATCCTGATGCGCAGTTGTATTTAGCGGGTCCATTTTTTACGTTTTCCGAACGCTGGCTTATTAATGAAATCTACCAGTGTTTACGTTCAATGAACATCAAAGTATTTTCGCCCTGGCATCACGTCGGCCTCGGCGAGGCTTCCACCGTGGTGCCACTGGATATCAAGGGTCTAAACGAGTCGAAAGTGGTGCTTGCTGTCCTCGATGGCCTTGATTCGGGAACTTTATTTGAAATCGGTTTCGCTGTTGCTAAAGAATGTACGGTCATTGGCTATGTAGAGAACGAAACCTCGGAAAGTATCAAGATGCTGGAGGGCACTGCTTGCACGATAGAAAAAGACTTAACCACGGCACTTTACAAAAGCCTTTGGGCGCTCGCTAAAATTGATGCGTAA
- a CDS encoding ImmA/IrrE family metallo-endopeptidase codes for MVNPGTKALQLLHEIGWSKPGDLSMEDIVFSLNGILKFQPLSGSEGRILIKGDNAIITVNSAISYEPRKNWVIAHEIGHFCLHKNVVPLFSDTDKTLSDWFQKGPQEQQANDFASELLMPSPLFKHKVSGKKLNISLIQDTANYFNVSLIATFLKYRFLGDFPVMIIFIENGLIKWKQYTQGFPFEYIEYESKVPVYTVAGDLFYNNTKEESPEKVDAIEWFPDDFNIKTRKTWQLWEQCYRVSDTGIVSCLWTF; via the coding sequence ATGGTTAACCCTGGTACCAAAGCACTTCAGCTTCTTCATGAAATCGGTTGGTCAAAACCTGGCGATCTTTCTATGGAGGATATCGTTTTCTCCCTAAATGGTATTTTAAAATTCCAACCCCTATCCGGTTCAGAGGGGCGTATATTGATCAAAGGTGACAACGCCATCATTACGGTAAACTCTGCTATCAGTTATGAACCAAGAAAAAATTGGGTGATCGCCCATGAGATCGGACATTTCTGTCTTCATAAAAATGTGGTGCCCCTATTTTCGGATACCGACAAAACACTATCTGATTGGTTTCAAAAAGGTCCGCAGGAACAACAGGCAAATGACTTCGCATCGGAGTTATTGATGCCATCGCCATTGTTTAAACACAAAGTTTCAGGTAAGAAACTTAATATTTCTCTCATACAGGATACTGCCAATTATTTTAATGTTTCGTTGATTGCCACATTCCTTAAGTACCGTTTTTTGGGAGACTTCCCAGTGATGATTATTTTTATTGAAAATGGGCTAATCAAATGGAAGCAGTATACGCAAGGCTTCCCATTTGAGTACATCGAGTATGAAAGCAAAGTGCCCGTTTATACAGTTGCCGGTGATTTATTTTACAATAACACAAAAGAAGAAAGCCCCGAAAAAGTGGATGCCATAGAATGGTTTCCGGATGACTTCAATATCAAAACTAGAAAGACATGGCAACTTTGGGAGCAGTGTTATAGGGTTTCTGATACTGGTATTGTTTCATGCTTGTGGACGTTTTAA
- a CDS encoding 8-oxoguanine DNA glycosylase, producing the protein MKTIRNQQDQAWQLLCDAARQLPHEDHELMPGVKWGDCAQFYTPAFWKIQYMTYMQRREPRKLYKLGNNILEEIVVCLLGGFGMPSEVGLAAFERLRTKKLIKPKVTQLELYQALVRPFELTDGRTITYRFYNQKSKYIFKLLNRNDLDNIPQHSDLELRNWLLTVDGIGLKTASWITRNWLDSERVAILDIHILRAGLLAGFYQKEYDLTKYYLDLEQQYLSFCDALEVSSAIMDAIIWDFMKKTNRLALNALKHIN; encoded by the coding sequence ATGAAAACTATAAGAAATCAGCAAGATCAGGCATGGCAGCTATTATGTGATGCCGCTCGACAGCTTCCGCATGAGGATCATGAATTGATGCCCGGTGTTAAATGGGGTGACTGTGCACAGTTTTATACTCCGGCCTTTTGGAAGATTCAATATATGACATATATGCAGCGTCGCGAACCAAGGAAGTTATACAAACTGGGAAATAACATTTTGGAAGAGATCGTCGTGTGCTTGCTCGGAGGTTTTGGGATGCCATCCGAGGTCGGCTTGGCGGCATTTGAACGACTCAGAACTAAAAAATTGATCAAGCCTAAAGTTACTCAATTGGAATTATACCAGGCTCTAGTTCGACCATTTGAATTAACGGATGGCAGAACGATTACCTACCGGTTTTATAATCAAAAGAGCAAATACATTTTCAAACTACTGAATCGAAATGACCTGGATAACATTCCACAACACAGTGACCTGGAATTACGAAACTGGCTATTAACAGTTGATGGTATTGGCCTGAAAACAGCATCATGGATCACGCGGAACTGGCTGGACAGTGAGCGGGTAGCGATACTGGACATTCATATTTTAAGAGCTGGGTTGTTAGCCGGTTTCTATCAGAAAGAATATGATTTGACTAAATATTATTTGGATTTAGAGCAGCAATACCTCTCATTTTGTGATGCTTTGGAAGTATCATCTGCTATTATGGATGCAATTATTTGGGATTTCATGAAAAAAACTAATAGATTAGCATTGAATGCGTTAAAGCACATCAACTAA
- a CDS encoding restriction endonuclease, with product MNWQEYQAAVSAFFKSIGGTATVDAPLKGVRGHHKIDVLVRLKVFGIEALWIVECKLWKTSVPKEKVLTLQQIVQDVGADRGFLMSESGFQSGTIKSANSSNITLSSLSELQDMAVEELIKLRFKSVSVSLNDLTHRHYAFMPQDKFSKIQSMDIVLESLADMLLIRTELFKVHGKRFPVFLAAETVHNVKEFVEAAERILTKAEGVIHQIEEQYNHNLITGRKVLADTKDLTDQLVARAKEIAQAHIAPEKKDELRLGGVTIMKKIGDAMIELRGYTTNTSFRYLHNVHRVLIDELYLDLLNENLTDADVAKTGNNLKKAFTEFESFFQPIIIPPAPNTSGSAKNDEI from the coding sequence ATGAATTGGCAAGAATATCAAGCAGCGGTGTCTGCTTTTTTTAAATCAATTGGCGGGACGGCGACAGTAGACGCACCTTTAAAAGGTGTTCGCGGGCATCACAAAATTGACGTTCTAGTCCGACTAAAGGTTTTTGGTATCGAAGCGCTTTGGATTGTGGAATGTAAACTTTGGAAAACGTCAGTTCCAAAAGAAAAGGTGTTAACGCTTCAGCAAATCGTTCAGGACGTGGGCGCTGACCGAGGATTTTTGATGTCCGAGTCTGGTTTTCAATCCGGTACGATCAAAAGTGCCAATTCCTCTAATATTACGCTCAGTTCGCTGAGCGAATTGCAAGATATGGCCGTCGAGGAACTGATCAAACTGCGCTTTAAATCAGTGTCCGTCAGCCTGAATGATTTGACTCATCGTCATTATGCCTTTATGCCCCAGGATAAGTTTAGTAAAATTCAATCCATGGATATTGTTTTAGAATCATTGGCAGACATGTTGTTGATTCGTACAGAATTATTTAAAGTACATGGCAAACGCTTTCCGGTTTTCCTCGCAGCAGAAACGGTTCATAATGTTAAAGAGTTTGTTGAAGCTGCTGAGCGTATTTTAACAAAAGCTGAGGGCGTCATTCATCAAATTGAGGAACAATACAACCACAATTTAATCACCGGCCGCAAAGTATTAGCGGACACCAAAGACTTAACTGATCAACTCGTTGCACGTGCTAAGGAAATCGCCCAAGCACATATCGCTCCTGAAAAGAAAGATGAACTGAGATTGGGTGGGGTGACGATTATGAAAAAGATTGGCGATGCGATGATTGAACTTCGCGGTTATACAACGAATACCTCTTTTCGCTATTTGCATAATGTCCATCGTGTGTTGATTGATGAACTTTACCTGGATTTATTGAATGAAAACCTGACTGATGCCGACGTAGCCAAAACCGGTAATAATCTGAAAAAAGCTTTTACCGAGTTTGAAAGTTTTTTTCAGCCAATTATTATCCCGCCCGCTCCAAATACATCTGGATCAGCAAAAAATGATGAGATATAG
- a CDS encoding SMODS-associated NUDIX domain-containing protein has product MNLKGKINFLIGIAGFIACIFITATDVKSTIFKIALGFVLSGAIDLIVFLIENKKHWNLLKTKIFKASQPVRVTVAYLFRIEVNGRYVLIKRHKNDRVGYQPIGGAFKYFKEENRELFDKLGVEPCDHVPRDEKTDHDLRIRLKKRKDLIDFIKWFESRKNREMDPWREFYEELVQPGLLQEDIFKHVKYVFICKHTEGVLKSPVYPIDEFRYAEIYELRPETDAQKKAIADLINHNEQIVFATPDEIRKGATNNGRTILPHTFKILPL; this is encoded by the coding sequence ATGAATTTAAAAGGTAAGATCAATTTTTTAATAGGTATCGCGGGTTTTATAGCCTGCATTTTTATTACAGCAACCGATGTTAAATCTACCATTTTCAAGATCGCTTTGGGTTTTGTTTTAAGCGGGGCTATTGATCTGATTGTGTTTTTAATAGAGAATAAAAAGCATTGGAATCTGCTAAAGACAAAGATATTTAAAGCCAGTCAGCCGGTACGCGTTACTGTGGCCTATTTGTTCCGGATAGAAGTGAATGGTAGGTATGTCTTGATAAAGCGGCATAAAAATGACCGAGTGGGATATCAACCAATTGGCGGCGCATTCAAATATTTCAAAGAAGAGAACCGCGAGTTATTTGATAAACTTGGGGTTGAACCGTGTGACCATGTGCCGCGTGATGAAAAAACAGATCACGATCTGCGAATACGCCTGAAGAAGCGTAAAGACCTGATTGATTTTATTAAATGGTTTGAAAGCCGCAAAAATCGGGAAATGGACCCTTGGCGTGAGTTTTACGAGGAGTTAGTGCAGCCCGGCTTATTACAGGAAGATATTTTCAAACATGTGAAGTACGTATTTATCTGTAAGCATACTGAAGGCGTTTTAAAATCACCAGTCTATCCGATAGACGAATTTCGTTATGCAGAGATTTATGAATTACGTCCGGAAACTGATGCTCAAAAAAAAGCTATCGCCGATTTGATCAACCATAACGAACAAATCGTTTTTGCAACCCCTGACGAAATTAGAAAAGGCGCTACCAATAATGGGCGCACCATATTACCTCATACATTCAAAATTTTACCCCTATGA
- a CDS encoding plasmid mobilization protein: protein MEIEEENRLRKITTRFKPGEYLLIDRRFKKTRLRKMSEYIRCVLLEKPITVNYRDKSMDEMLEELALLRRELNAIGNNLNQAVRQINAAHGSADNRLWLSLMSIIGSKVDPAIAQIKDRMQNFSELWSQKLKPDEASSGQ, encoded by the coding sequence ATGGAAATTGAAGAAGAAAACAGGTTACGAAAGATTACCACGAGGTTTAAACCCGGTGAATATTTACTGATCGACAGGCGGTTTAAAAAAACACGCCTCCGCAAGATGAGCGAGTACATCAGATGCGTTTTGCTGGAGAAACCGATCACCGTGAACTACCGTGATAAGTCTATGGATGAGATGCTCGAAGAGCTGGCTTTACTGCGCCGGGAGCTCAATGCCATCGGTAATAATCTGAACCAGGCAGTCCGTCAGATCAACGCTGCACATGGTTCCGCAGATAACCGTTTATGGCTGTCGCTTATGTCTATAATCGGGTCCAAAGTTGATCCTGCCATCGCCCAGATCAAAGACCGCATGCAAAACTTTTCAGAACTATGGTCGCAAAAATTAAAACCGGACGAAGCATCCTCGGGGCAATAA
- a CDS encoding relaxase/mobilization nuclease domain-containing protein, translated as MVAKIKTGRSILGAINYNEHKVRLGKAELILAQGYLKEPLDLSFSDKVNRLTDLTKRNERTQVNALHVSLNFAVSERLDKWTLQQIADEYMEGLGFGMQPYLVYQHYDAGHPHLHLVSTNIKPDGERISFHLLANKASEQSRKQVELNYGLVKAEDQGKAQHNIKSLSLEQVAYGKSETKQAITNVVSEVLRTYKFTSIPEFNAVLNAFNVTADRGSKESRMYEKNGLVYWALDGKGSKIGVPIKASSIYGKPTLKTLEGRFALNEVLRKSFKEQIKHTIDNLLSKPFGKTEFQLKLKEQNIEAIFRHSEDGRLYGVTFVDHSAKAVFNGSDLGKSYSANSLSQIFAQSTESTKPGQSADPSGIYHFPDNTGITGNNNFNSGGAFLEALYQDEKQDMAAISRLQQRKRKKKRRGHSL; from the coding sequence ATGGTCGCAAAAATTAAAACCGGACGAAGCATCCTCGGGGCAATAAATTACAATGAGCATAAGGTGCGTTTAGGCAAGGCTGAATTGATCCTGGCACAGGGTTATTTGAAGGAGCCGCTTGACCTGTCTTTCAGTGACAAGGTGAACCGGTTGACTGACCTGACAAAACGGAATGAGCGCACACAGGTCAATGCCTTACACGTGTCATTGAATTTTGCTGTTAGCGAAAGATTAGACAAATGGACACTTCAGCAAATTGCCGATGAATACATGGAAGGCTTAGGATTTGGCATGCAACCGTACCTTGTGTATCAGCATTACGATGCCGGGCATCCTCACCTGCATTTGGTATCTACCAACATTAAACCGGATGGTGAAAGGATCAGCTTTCATTTGCTGGCTAATAAAGCCTCTGAGCAGTCGCGAAAGCAGGTAGAGCTAAATTATGGATTAGTCAAGGCAGAAGATCAAGGCAAAGCACAACATAACATAAAATCTCTATCCCTGGAACAAGTAGCTTACGGGAAATCAGAAACTAAGCAGGCCATCACTAATGTCGTAAGTGAGGTATTGCGAACATACAAGTTTACCAGTATCCCGGAATTCAACGCGGTTCTAAACGCCTTTAACGTGACGGCTGACCGGGGTTCAAAAGAATCCAGGATGTATGAGAAAAACGGGTTGGTATACTGGGCACTGGATGGTAAAGGCAGCAAGATCGGCGTTCCCATCAAGGCTAGCAGTATCTACGGTAAACCAACGTTAAAAACCTTGGAAGGACGTTTTGCTTTAAATGAGGTGCTACGCAAATCATTTAAAGAGCAGATAAAGCATACGATTGATAATCTGCTAAGTAAACCGTTTGGTAAAACCGAGTTTCAGTTAAAGCTTAAGGAACAGAATATTGAAGCCATTTTCCGGCACAGTGAGGATGGCCGGTTGTATGGGGTAACCTTTGTCGATCACAGCGCAAAAGCTGTCTTTAATGGCAGTGACTTAGGTAAAAGCTACAGTGCCAACAGCCTTTCCCAAATTTTCGCACAATCAACGGAAAGCACTAAACCAGGCCAAAGCGCAGATCCATCCGGCATTTATCATTTTCCTGATAATACTGGAATAACGGGTAATAACAACTTCAACAGTGGCGGTGCATTCCTAGAAGCCTTATACCAGGACGAAAAACAAGATATGGCAGCCATCAGCAGGCTACAGCAAAGAAAGCGCAAGAAAAAACGCAGAGGGCATTCACTTTAA
- a CDS encoding SagB family peptide dehydrogenase yields MKNPHVKLTEEPVTGYEYQLGDRIKLSCPETLLMIPFGKVITNRRSTRKFNAVMLTQLSQLLWYTAKVKNLHLQENGYILTHRGAPSAGARHPIDIIVYNSTMFHREHFYYYNPFDHSLNLIMNEVVIAPFIIHINKIVNIGRGTLLWFVAHSQRTNSKYENADSLIWRDAGALINSIQLTCTALNLSSCPIGSLGEPYISSFFADPDVFGAGGIIIG; encoded by the coding sequence GTGAAAAATCCACACGTCAAACTTACGGAAGAACCAGTCACCGGTTACGAATATCAGCTGGGTGACCGGATCAAGCTATCCTGTCCTGAAACATTACTTATGATACCATTTGGCAAGGTCATCACTAATAGAAGGTCTACCCGGAAATTCAACGCGGTGATGCTTACTCAACTGAGCCAATTATTATGGTATACCGCAAAGGTCAAAAACCTTCACCTACAGGAGAATGGTTACATCCTTACGCACCGCGGCGCTCCCTCTGCGGGTGCAAGACATCCTATTGACATCATCGTGTACAATTCCACCATGTTTCATAGAGAGCATTTTTACTACTACAATCCATTTGATCATTCCCTAAATCTCATCATGAACGAAGTGGTTATTGCGCCCTTTATTATCCATATCAATAAGATTGTCAATATTGGACGGGGTACTTTGTTATGGTTTGTGGCCCATTCGCAGAGAACGAATAGTAAATACGAAAATGCTGACTCTCTGATTTGGAGAGACGCGGGTGCGCTGATCAATAGTATTCAGCTCACTTGCACCGCTTTAAATTTGTCCAGTTGCCCTATCGGCAGTTTAGGTGAGCCCTATATCTCATCATTTTTTGCTGATCCAGATGTATTTGGAGCGGGCGGGATAATAATTGGCTGA
- a CDS encoding DUF6088 family protein, translating to MNSTHQQIARRISRLKAGELVFPIDFRGLGSEDAIKMSLSRHAKEKQLERLGHGIYLKGGKNFAVPAPEIIAKAIAKKERVRIRPAGHFALYKLGMTSVEPNELIYLTDGEPRSIQLGSQRLIFKSTTAKKLALSDSTSGLLILALDELGKEKVNASIITHIVEKIKSVDQDIWSKDLQLAAGWIYNLLHKLYKEQTI from the coding sequence TTGAACTCGACTCATCAACAAATTGCTCGAAGAATCAGCCGGCTGAAAGCGGGTGAATTGGTGTTTCCCATAGATTTCCGTGGCTTAGGCAGTGAGGATGCGATTAAAATGAGTTTAAGCCGCCATGCTAAGGAGAAACAACTGGAGCGATTGGGTCATGGAATTTATTTAAAAGGAGGCAAAAATTTCGCCGTGCCTGCTCCTGAAATAATAGCGAAGGCGATTGCAAAGAAAGAGCGGGTCAGGATCAGGCCGGCTGGCCACTTTGCCCTTTATAAATTGGGAATGACGTCGGTTGAGCCTAATGAGTTGATCTATTTAACAGATGGTGAGCCACGTAGTATACAACTTGGCAGCCAGCGGTTGATTTTTAAGTCTACAACGGCTAAGAAACTCGCTCTTTCAGACTCTACCAGCGGGCTTTTGATACTCGCCTTGGATGAACTCGGCAAGGAAAAGGTTAATGCAAGTATTATAACACACATCGTCGAAAAAATCAAATCGGTTGATCAGGACATATGGTCAAAAGACTTGCAACTAGCTGCAGGCTGGATATATAATTTATTACATAAGCTCTATAAAGAACAAACAATATGA
- a CDS encoding helix-turn-helix domain-containing protein has translation MANHNEIQHDFPKVNRDQLITVQDLLDFKQQLILDIKKLLKEQSGQPGHQWLKAFEIKKMLRLSESKLQYLRDKGLIPFKKLGGITYYNSEEIEKLMASGKLNDQMKMA, from the coding sequence ATGGCAAATCATAATGAAATCCAACATGACTTTCCTAAAGTAAACCGTGATCAGTTGATCACGGTTCAGGACTTGCTCGACTTTAAGCAACAGCTTATCCTTGACATCAAGAAGCTACTCAAAGAACAATCCGGCCAGCCGGGCCACCAGTGGCTGAAAGCTTTTGAGATCAAAAAAATGCTTCGGCTATCTGAGAGCAAATTGCAATATCTTCGGGATAAGGGCCTGATACCTTTTAAAAAATTAGGTGGTATCACTTACTATAATTCCGAGGAAATTGAAAAGCTGATGGCTTCCGGCAAGTTGAACGATCAGATGAAGATGGCATGA
- a CDS encoding YWFCY domain-containing protein — protein sequence MQTGENEQALRRIIDFTRFISLAILILHFYISCYAAFKHWGLTKPVVNSILLSVSKLTVFKSVLYAKLSALFALMISLLGSKGKKDEKINLKTITTYALIGLLLYFISAVFLNVNYSVSIRASLYIGITSLGYLLILSGLSALFRMLKLKLADDIFNKANESFPQEERYLDNEYSINLPACIIRRS from the coding sequence ATGCAAACAGGTGAAAACGAACAAGCATTAAGAAGGATCATTGATTTTACCCGGTTTATCAGCCTGGCAATTCTTATCCTTCATTTTTATATTTCCTGCTATGCTGCATTTAAGCATTGGGGGTTGACCAAGCCGGTCGTTAACAGTATCCTACTGTCTGTCTCGAAATTGACAGTCTTCAAAAGTGTGCTTTATGCAAAACTTTCAGCACTATTCGCTTTGATGATTTCCTTGTTAGGCAGCAAGGGGAAAAAAGATGAGAAGATCAATCTTAAAACAATCACTACCTATGCATTGATTGGCTTGCTGTTATACTTTATCAGTGCAGTATTCCTCAACGTCAACTATTCGGTATCAATCAGAGCATCACTATATATCGGCATAACCTCGTTAGGGTATCTACTGATTTTGTCAGGACTAAGTGCCCTGTTCAGAATGCTCAAATTGAAGCTGGCTGATGACATTTTTAACAAAGCCAACGAATCATTCCCGCAGGAAGAGCGGTATCTCGACAATGAGTATTCGATTAACTTGCCTGCTTGTATAATACGGAGAAGTTGA
- a CDS encoding sigma-70 RNA polymerase sigma factor region 4 domain-containing protein, giving the protein MFKKVPHLGENLTKPVIITMILGPHYSNNQRRFSTLKENDWKVVLRKSAKHIRIRLRQRTLSGAHSAGNLGTNPVEHYLEIAYTKLLGGEWEWKEKFTLLEQMIRLIDHEISAEVEKYKTPKSKALRIEYTDITDEFYIPDDTQVTVDEEKTFKEQCEALKHAAAGDTELEMIYEAICEGMKRAEIAELLGKTPKQFDKLKEKLVNKVKKSQQS; this is encoded by the coding sequence ATGTTTAAAAAAGTCCCCCACTTGGGGGAAAACCTAACTAAGCCGGTTATTATCACTATGATTTTAGGACCTCACTATAGCAATAATCAAAGACGGTTTTCAACGTTAAAAGAAAACGATTGGAAAGTTGTCCTCAGAAAAAGCGCCAAACACATACGTATAAGATTAAGACAAAGGACCTTGAGTGGCGCCCATAGCGCTGGAAATCTAGGTACTAATCCGGTTGAACATTACTTGGAAATTGCCTATACCAAATTGCTGGGCGGTGAATGGGAATGGAAAGAAAAGTTTACATTACTAGAGCAGATGATCCGTTTGATCGATCATGAAATAAGTGCTGAAGTTGAAAAATATAAAACACCTAAATCAAAAGCGTTGAGAATCGAATATACCGATATCACAGATGAATTTTATATACCAGACGACACGCAGGTAACAGTAGATGAAGAAAAGACGTTTAAGGAGCAATGTGAGGCTTTGAAACATGCGGCCGCTGGCGATACCGAATTAGAAATGATATATGAAGCTATCTGTGAAGGGATGAAAAGAGCTGAGATTGCCGAACTGTTGGGTAAAACCCCAAAGCAGTTTGATAAGCTGAAAGAGAAATTGGTTAATAAGGTAAAAAAATCACAACAATCCTGA